A window of Jannaschia sp. M317 contains these coding sequences:
- the pstA gene encoding phosphate ABC transporter permease PstA has protein sequence MTDATAPAASGAGKGSLMSADAHTTKRNAAEARFKMYGFAAVCIGILMLILLMTSILGAGLSAFRQTSIQIMVELPEDKLDKSGVRDLDVMRKVTTFGYAPLLRAGLAATLEANGIKTELSAKDAAEIISDESVAQLRNYVLANPEIVGSTIPVEVLANGRIDGFYKGRVTYASAELDNNVSPAQLDLAVALEEAGLLRTGFNWKFLTWPDASDTRPEAAGLGVAILGSLYMMLIVLVLALPIGVAASIYLEEFAPQNRITDLIEVNISNLAAVPSIVFGILGLAIFINFAGLPQSAPIVGGLVLTLMTLPTIIIATRAALKAVPPSIRDAALGLGASKMQSVFHHVLPLAMPGILTGTIIGLAQALGETAPLLLIGMVAFVREYPDAPPEGFFDPASALPVQVFNWTQRSDPAFVERASGAIIVLLVFLLIMNLTAIYLRRKFERRW, from the coding sequence CTTTGCCGCGGTCTGTATCGGCATCCTGATGCTGATCCTGCTGATGACTTCGATCCTGGGCGCGGGCCTTTCCGCGTTCCGCCAGACCTCGATCCAGATCATGGTCGAACTGCCCGAGGACAAGCTGGACAAATCCGGCGTTCGGGATCTGGACGTCATGCGGAAGGTCACGACCTTCGGGTATGCGCCGCTGCTGCGCGCAGGTCTGGCCGCCACGTTGGAAGCCAACGGCATCAAAACCGAGCTGTCCGCCAAGGACGCCGCCGAGATCATTTCGGACGAGAGCGTGGCGCAGCTGCGCAACTACGTTCTGGCCAACCCGGAGATCGTCGGCAGCACGATCCCGGTCGAGGTGCTGGCCAATGGACGCATCGACGGTTTCTACAAGGGGCGCGTCACCTATGCTTCGGCAGAGCTGGACAACAACGTCTCGCCCGCACAGCTTGATCTGGCCGTCGCGCTGGAGGAAGCGGGCCTGCTCCGGACCGGTTTCAACTGGAAATTCCTGACCTGGCCCGATGCATCGGACACAAGGCCAGAGGCTGCGGGTCTGGGCGTCGCGATCCTTGGATCCCTGTACATGATGCTGATCGTGCTGGTTCTGGCCCTGCCCATCGGCGTCGCCGCCAGCATCTATCTGGAAGAGTTCGCGCCGCAAAACCGGATTACCGACCTGATCGAGGTCAATATCTCGAACCTGGCGGCTGTTCCGTCCATCGTGTTCGGCATCCTGGGTCTGGCGATCTTCATCAACTTTGCGGGGCTGCCCCAATCGGCACCCATCGTGGGCGGGCTGGTCCTGACGTTGATGACCCTGCCGACGATCATCATCGCCACACGTGCCGCGTTGAAAGCCGTGCCGCCGTCGATCCGCGATGCGGCCCTGGGCCTGGGCGCGTCCAAGATGCAATCGGTGTTTCATCACGTTCTGCCTCTGGCCATGCCCGGTATCCTGACCGGCACGATCATCGGCTTGGCGCAGGCCCTGGGGGAAACCGCCCCGCTGCTGCTGATCGGCATGGTGGCTTTCGTGCGGGAATATCCAGACGCCCCGCCCGAAGGCTTCTTCGACCCGGCCTCCGCCTTGCCGGTGCAGGTCTTCAACTGGACGCAACGGTCCGATCCGGCCTTTGTGGAACGGGCCTCGGGTGCGATCATCGTGCTGCTGGTTTTCCTGCTGATCATGAACCTGACGGCGATCTATCTGCGCCGCAAATTCGAACGCCGCTGGTAA